In Paenibacillus stellifer, the DNA window AGCTTAAGAGAAGGGACTTACCCTCAATTGGATGTGGTCAAAATACTGGACCGCCTGCATCATTGCTTCTTTGGAACGCAAGAGGCGAACGTGAACGCAGACCTTCCGTTGGTAAGCTACCTCATTATGTATATAACAAGGCTCAGGATTCTCGAAGAGAGATCTTGAGCCTTGTTGCGCTGCTTCCTCGCGGAAATGCGAAGTTATTTTTAAAGCGCCGCCACTTGCGGTACAATTAAATCAATTAATTAAAATTTAAAACACCGCTGTTTTCCAAACCGGGAAGGAGGCTTAAGTGATGATCAAAGAGGCGCTGGCTCGCATCCGGAAAGGCTATGGCAAAAAACTGGTGTCCATTCATGCGTGGAATGCCTGGCTGGTGCTGTTCCTGTCGGTAAGCGGCCTTATGCTGATCGGGGCTTTCTGGAGAGAGTGGCTGGGCGAAGGGCGGGTCTGGCTGAAGTGGGCGCATACTTATATCGGACTGCTGCTGCTCATTCAGGTGATCTATTATCTGTTCCTGGCCGCCAAGCATTGGAAGAGACTCAAGGGTAAAACGGCGCAAAAGGCGAACGTCCTGTTCGTTCTGCTGCTGCTGGCCGGATGGATTCTGTCGGGCATCGTGCTGTGGCAGTACAGAGCAGCCGGCCCTCGCGCCGCCAATGCAGCGCTCCTGATCCATGATCTGTTCACCTGGATCGGCCTTCCGGTCATTATTTATCATTCCATCACCAGAACCCGCTGGCTGAAGGAACCAAGCAAGCGGTCCATCCGGCCGGAAGAGGATCAGCAGACGGAAGCGGCCGCAGGAGGAGGGACACAGGCACACAGACAGAGACCCGAGCCTGTCTACACCCGGCGCAGCTTCATCAAGGTTGCCGTAGGAGCCGGGCTTGCTCTGACGATTGGTCCGACATTCGTGCGCTGGATGGGCCGCTCGCTTCAGCTGTCCCCCGGGGACACTTCGGCAGACAACGCCAACAAGATGATTCCCGATCCCGCACCGCTGGCCCAGTCCTCTCCTCCGATCGGAGGCGGCGCTCAGGGCAATTTCCGCGTCTACACGGTGACGGATATCCCCGCATTCGACAATTCCAACTGGTCGTTCACAATCGACGGTCTGGTCGACCAGACCTTCACCTGGAACTGGGAGCAGTTCCTCAAGCTTCAGCGGGAGGTGCAGGTGAGCGATTTTCACTGCATTACCGGCTGGTCGGTCTATAAGAACACCTGGGAAGGCATCCCTCTCGCCCGTCTGCTGGATATGGCCGGTGTGAAGAGCACGGCGACCACCGTCAAGTTCTACTCGGGGGACGGCGTATACACCGACGCGCTTACTCTGGATCAGGCGAAAATGGAAGATGTGCTCGTCGCCGTCCTGCATGACGGCAAGCCGATCTCCAATCAGCTCGGCGGCCCAGTCCGGCTCGTCGTGCCTCAGATGTACGCATATAAGTCCGTGAAATGGCTAAACCGGATTGAGCTGATTGACAGCGACCATATCGGCTATTGGGAGCAGCGGGGATATGACATCGACGCCTGGCTGCCGGGGAAGAAGCAGACGCTGTAACCGCGATCGGATTGAGAAGTCTTGCACGAAAAGAGGCAGTCCCTGACGATCAGGGGCTGCCTTTGCTTTTTATATGCGATAGGACACAAGTCTCATACTTCATTGCCGCCTGTTCAGAAATAGGACAAGCTGTTGGAAATACCCAAAAAGGAGAAGTTAGATTTGTTAAAAAGGATTGCTAAATACATCCAGTCAAGAAGAGAAAGACTACTGGGCATATAAGCGGCAGTTCGAGAAAGTGGAGCAATATGACGATGTCGCCCAGACGTATTATGCCAAGTATCAGCTCGCTACAACTTCGACCCGGAAGCAGGCTTATTACGCCTACGATAAGGTCATTGTGCCGAACGTGACGCAAGCCCTTGCCCAATCCAAGAAAATCAAAACCGATAATCCGGAATTGGCCGTCCTTCACCAAGATTACATTAAAGGAATGAAAGCTAAACTGGAAGCCGTTATTCTGTTCAAGAAGGCGCTGGCCCCGTCATCGCCCGCCAAATTCAGCTTTGTTTCTGCCAACAATAAGATAAAAGAAAGCAACAAATACTTTACCGTGCATCTGCAAGAGGTCAAGGCTTATCTCAAAAAATATGGAATACAGGATGATGCGCTTAGCGATTGAACGACTGGAGACAGGTTGAATTGGGGTTCCCCGATCCGCCAGGTTCGCCAGGTTCGCTCAAACTAAGCCAGCACCGTATCCATTACCAGCCGGAGGAAGCGCCGGTAATCGGCCTCATAGGCCACTGCTACTTCCGGCAAATCTCCCCATACATGATGATGACGCGAATCCATGATCGTCATGCCGAGGGTAAGCTCGCCTTTAGTTTCAACGCCTACTTTGGCCTTCAAATACTGAGTGAGCGAAGGATCGATAACAGCCGCGACCGCCATAGAATCAATCAGGACACAATATGACTCGAAGCCGCGGCCGAGCACGAATTGAATCATTTGATACAGCACGGCCGCCTCGGGCTTGGGCGAACTCTTGAGCTCCGCCAGCTCCGCCTCGGTGAAATTGACATCAAAATGGGTGGACACATCCAGCCCGATGGCCTGCAGCGGAATTCCCGATTTAAACACCATGTCTGCGGCTTCGGGATCGACATACACATTCCATTCGCTCTGGGGATTGTCCCCCGTGGCGTTCGCCGTGGAATAGCGATTCAGTCCGTACTGGCCGGCAATTGCGGTAATCCCGCTGATCATCGGAATAATCTCCGGCGCCTTCATGATAGCCATCGCAATGTTGGTCAAAGGGGCCAGCGCCACAATATAAATCTCCCCGGCGTTCCGCTTCACCGTCTCGATGATAACGTCGACCGCGTGACTGTCGTGAAGCGGAGTTGTGGGGGCAGGCAGATGGACCTCCGCCTGCCCGTCCGAGCCGTGCGAGAAGGGATCGTTGGGCAGGTCACGCACAAGCGGCTTGCCCATCCCTTTTGCTACGGGAATATCGGTACGCTCCAGCAACTCCAGTACCTTCAACGCGTTAACGCTCGTTATATCAACCGGATAATTACCGGCAACCGCCGTAATGGCTTCCACCTGAAGCTCCGGCGATTTAATTGCAAGAATTAGCGCCAGGGAGTCGTCCATTCCCGGGTCGCAATCAATGATGACTTTCTTCAAACCATTCACCCTTTCTTCGAGTTCTATTCCACAAGCTTACTTCACGCTGCCCTGCGTAAGCCCGCTCACGAGATACCGCTGGAAAAATACGGTCAGCAGAATGACAGGCAGGCTGGATATGATGCCGCTCGCGGACATCAACCCCCGGTCCAGCCCTTTCTGGCTGACAAAGGTGCTCGTCAAAACCGGCATCGTCTTCGTATGCGCCCCCGTCAGTGTGACCGCGAACAGAAATTCATTCCAGCAGAAAATAAAACAGATCAGCGCGGTTGCCGCGATTCCGGGCATGATCACAGGCAATACGATCCGGATGAACGCCTTCAGCCGGGAACAGCCGTCGATCAGCGCAGCCTCCTCCATATCAACCGCCAGTGAGGCGAAAAAGGCGCGCAGCAGCCAGATCACAAGCGCCATGTTCAGCGCAGAGTACGTCAGGATCAGCAGGATGTGCGTATCCAGCAGATGTACCCGAAAGGCGAACAGAAAGACGGGCACGATGACGACCACTGGCGGAATCATCCGCGTGAGCAGCAGTACATTCGGCAGAAGGCTTCCGCCTGTGCTGAAGCGTTCGATTGAATAAGCTGCCAAAGCGCCCAGCACGGTCGTAATCAGCGTCGCCGCGCCTGCGATCAGCAGGCTGTTGATCAGACTGGTCATGAAATCCGGATGCTGAAACAGCTGCACGTAATTCGAGAATGCCGGATGCTCCGGAATCCAGACAGGCGGAATCGCCAGCTGGTCCACCGGGAGCTTGATCGAGGTGAGAACGACCCATAGAATCGGCAGCATGAAGAAAATCAGGAACAGACACAAGACGGCTGTCTTGAGGCTTTTAAACAGGTTCCGTCGCACTCGTCTTGCACTCATCTTCGCTTCCCTCCCCGATTCACGTAAGCCAGCAGACCGAAAATGCAGACGCCCAACACCAGCATGACACCGACGGATACAGCCGAAGCGTATCCCATATCGTACCGGCCGAAGGCGATTTTATAATTGTAGATGGACAGCAGTTCGGTAGCCGTTCCCGGACCGCCGCTGGTCAGGATATACACAAGGTCAAAGGTCCGCATGGCGTCCATGGCCCGCAGAATGCCGACCGACAGCAGCGATGGAAAGACGAGCGGAAGCGTTATCCTCCAGAATTCCCTCCACTTCGAAGCTCCGTCCATTTGGGCAGCCTCATAGATTTCAGGGGAAATCCCCTGGAGATTCGCCAAAATCAGGAGCATGACAAACGGCGTCCACTGCCACACATCGGCAAGAATGACCGAGAACATCGCCCACCCCGGCTCGGTCAGCAGCTTGGACGGGTTGAACGGAATGTGCAGGAACCCGAAAATGGTCTGGAGCGGAGTGAAATCGGGCAGCAGGAACAGACGCCAGGCAACGCCGACTACAACAGGCACCATCATCATCGGGATCATAAAAGCGACCTTGAACAGCGTCTTCCCCCAGACCTCTCCTTTTAACAGGAGCGCAAGGATCATTCCAAGCACAAGCTCGGCCGCCACCGCCCCCAGCGTGAACAGCACGCTTCTCCACAGCGAGGTGAAGAAGTTTTTGTCCGACAGCAATCTGGAGAAGTTATCCAGCCCTGTGAACCTGATGCCCAAATCGGGCCGCTGCAGCGGATAGGAAAAGAAACTTAGGCCAAGAGCAGCCACAATCGGGATGAGCAGCACGACCACGATAATCAACACGCCCGGAAGGGCAAACCACCATTTCTCTCGCAAATCGGAAGACATATAGACTAACCGCCTTACCTGAAAAATTGGAGAAGGGGCGAGAGCGCCCCTCCATGCATCACACTTTTTCGCTTATGCTGTGCCCGGCCTTGTCTCAATATCCGCGCGAGCTCATCAATTCGTCATACTCCGACGCGGCCTGGTCCAGCGCTTCCTGCGCCGTCTGCTCGCCGTTCAGGAACCGGGATACCGCGCTTGGCAAAATATCGCCGGTAATGGTCGCTCCTTCGGGAATCAGCGGCAGCGGCTTAAGCTTGAAGGAATTCATAATTTCAGCATGCGGAGCGTAGAAGCTGTACTCGGAGGACAGTGTGCCGGTCAACGCCGATGTGCGAGCCGGGATGTTGCCGACCGGAGCGGCTTTTTCCATCATTTCCTGACTGGTGGCGAACTCGATCCATTCCAGCGCCTCTTGCTTCAGCTTGGAATCCTTGGTCATGACAAATCCGTAAGGCAGATAGAAGCGCTTGATGTCCTTCGTATTCTCGTCATTGGCCGGAATGGCGCTGAAGCCGACCTTGCCGACAACCTTGGACTGCGCCGGGTCCTGTGCGACCTGGGCGATCGTCGTCGCCATTTCCGCCATCGCGCTGCGGCCCTGCAGGAACTCGCCAGACGCATCGGACCAGCCGTACTGCTTCGCGGCAGCAGAGGTGTACTGGAACAAGTCCTTCAAATCGTTCAGCGCCTTCACGCCCGCTTCATTGTCGAACTGCTGCTTGTACTGGTCGTCGTAGAGATCGCCCCCGTAGTTGAACAGCCGATTGTAAAAAGCGAAGCCGAGCAGGATGCTCTTCTCACCCATCAGCGTCACGCCGCTGAGATTCTGGTCGGGGCGATTGAAGAACTCGGCGATCTCCTTGTACTGCTGCATCGTCTTCGGAGGAGCGAGATCATACCCGTACTTGGCTTTGAAAGCGGCCTTCTCCTTCTCATCGTTGAACAGGTCGGTCCGGTACAGAATCCCCTGCGTTTCATTCATATAGGGGACAAAATACAGTTCCTTCTTGTCGCCAAAGTAGGCGTTCCCGATTCCCGGGAAGTCGTCCAGCTTCAGCTTGTCCAGCTCCGCCTGATCGGTCGAGATCGGAACGATGTAGTTCGGAACCTGAAGCTCCGGAACCCAGCCGATTGGCACATAGGCCAGATCAAAGTCGGCGGAGCCGGAGGTGAATTTGAGCGTCAACTGCTGGTGATACTGATCGTAAGGAAGCTCCACGACCTTTACCTTCACCCCATACTTTGCTTCGAAATCCGGAATGATGCTCTTGAACGCATCGGCATGAGAGCTGGTCTCCGCCATAATCGTCAGCGTTCCTCCCCCTGCCGCCGGAGAAGAAGAGGCTGCGGACTCGGCCGCGCCTTGTTCCGTCTGCTTCGAACAGGCCCCCAGAATGGCTGCAACACTAAGGACGAGCGACAACAACAATGCTTTTCTCTTTGTACTCACCGTATGGTTCACTCCTTCAGTATGAATAAAAATACCTTTCTCCACTTACCGCCCCATGTCCGTCATTCCGTCAGTTAACCTCACATAAGAACCTCTTTCCATTGCGGTCCCATGTATTTGTTGTTAGGATAATATCAATAATTAGTGATGAAGATCACCCTTATTCGGTCAGTTTTTTCTATGATTCGGCTAACTATCCCAGAATGGAGGGTAAAAAGTGGGTCGTCTGTTGTTTCTTTTCCATACTGATCATCCGAAGGACACCTATATCCAGCTTCATCAGCATGAATGCTACGAGCTGGTCTATTATCTGAACGGAAACGGAACGACCATGATCGGCTCCACACAGTACAGCTTCAAACCGAACACTTTCGCTTTCATTGCGCCGCGGACGCTGCATGACGAGAGGCACTTAATTGGCTCCGAGCTGCTGTTCATCGGCTTCCACTGCGGGCAGGACGGAGCGATCCGCCATCTGAACCAGGTGTTTGAGGATGATGAGAAGCATACGATCCGGCAGCTGATGTTCCGCATGGAGCATGAATTTACCGAGCAGCAGGAGAATTTCTTCGAAATGCTGAACCTTCTGGTCACCGAACTGACCACCCAGATCCACCGTCTGGTCGGACTGAACAAGCATATCCGGCCGGGCGGAGGCCGCCTCAAATATGCGATGAACTTCATGGACGAGCATTTCCGGCAGCGTGTTTCCATCGAGACTCTCGCCCGGATGTCCGGGTACAGCTATGACCGCTTCAGGCATTTATTCAAAGAGACGGCCGGCGTCTCTCCCCAGCAGTATTTGCAAAATAAGCGGCTCGAATATGCCAAATCGCTGCTGCTTCATTCCCAGCTTCCGATCTCCGTCATCTCGCAAAAATCCGGGTTCTCGAAGGATTCCCAGTTCTGCACTATTTTTAAACGGGAGACGGGGCTTACTCCGCTGAAATTTCGGAAAACCCCGGCGGGGTAGCCTCATGCATATTGCATACCGGCAGCCATTTCAGGCTGCACGGAAAGCGGGCTGTCTCCCGCGCAGAATGGCGGGGCGCTGAAGAATGAAACTTCTGAGATGTTTCGTTCCACAACAAAGAGCCGTTCCCGGCGAAATTCGGAAACGGCTCTTGCATTTGATTTTTTGTTTAGGGAAGGGCGTTCAAGGCCGGTCCCATGATCGCGGCAAAAAGAGCCGCCGCCGTCCCGCCGCCATCCGTCATGTAATGATTCCGGTCTGTCCGATCAAATCCGATCCAGACCGCCGCCGACCACCCCTTCGTATAACCAGCGAACCAGGCGTCCCGATTGGCCGCACTTGGTACACCCTGGATATCCAACTGGGTGGTGCCGGTTTTGCCGGCAACCATTCTTCCGCTGAGCCGCGCCTTGCGGCCGGTTCCCTCATTCACGGCGCCAACCAGCATGGCAGTCATCATTTCGGCGGTCCGCGCCGAGATGACCTGCTGACTCTCCGGTGTACATTGGTATAGCAGATGACCGGACCCATCCCGCACCTCGCGTACGAGGTGGCCAGTGCTAAAGCGGCCGCCTGAAGCGAACACGCCGTACGCCTGCGCCATTTGAAGCGGCGACACTCCACCGTGCGTGCCACCCAGCGCGATGGCGAGCTGCCGGTCTTCCGCAGGCAGTTCAATCCCGAGCTTGGCCGCAAAAGCAAGGGCCGGCGTCACCCCCACCTCATTCAACAGCCAGACCGCCGGCGCATTGATCGAACGCTCGACCGCGGTGTTCATCGTCACTGTTCCGCGATAGACGCCTTTGATATTCCCTGGCGAATATCCACCGTAGGAAGCCGGCCGGTCGGGCAGCAGGCTATCCGGCGTGAACCTGCCGCTCTCCAAAGCCGGTCCGTAGACGAGGATCGGCTTAATCGCGGAGCCGGGCTGCCGGGCGGCGGAAACGGCCCGATTCAGGCCGCCGCCGGTCTCGTCACGGCCGCCGACCATAGCCTTGACCTCACCGGTGCGGGAATCGAGGATGACGACCGCCCCCTGCACCCGCTCGCCGCCCGCATCCGGCGGGAAGTTGGCCGGGTTCCGAAAGGCCGCTTCCGCAGCGCGCTGCGCCGAGGGGTTCAATCCGGTCGTCACGGTGTAGCCGCCCTCTCGAAGCTTCGCGAGCGGGATTCCGGTCCGCGCGGAAGCCTCTTGGAGCGCCGCGTCCACATAACCCGCCGCGCTGTACTCCGCGGCACTTCCGGGGGAGAGTGCAGCACCGTGCAGGCCGATCTGAAGCGCCCGCCGTTCCTCGGCGGCGGTGATGAGGCCGTTGCTCTTCATAATGCCCAGCACCTCCTGCATTCGCTTCACGGCCAACTCCGGGCGATCCACCGGATTATAAATGGAGGGTCCCTTCGGGATACCCGCCAGAAGGGCAACCTGTGCGGGTGTCAGTTCCTTTAAATCCCGGACGCCGAAATAATAAAACGCCGCCCTTTTGACTCCATATTGACCCCGCCCCAGATACGTCTCGTTGAGATAGAGACGGAGAATTTCGGCTTTGGACAAATGGCGTTCGAGCGCCATAGCGATTGCCGCCTCCTTCAGCTTTCTGGCAACGGTCTGCTTCCTGCTGAGGAACAGGCTCCGCGCCAATTGCTGCGTGATTCCGCTGCCTCCCTGCTCGACCCGCATCGCGGACACGTTGCTGGCCAGCGCCCGGGCGAGGCCGCGATAATCCAGGCCCTTATGCTCATAGAACCGCCGGTCCTCCACCGCCATCACCGTCTCCAGCAGCAGAGGCGGGAGCTCGCCAGACTCGGCATTCTCCCGGTAGCCCCCGCCCGGGATCGGGATACGTGACATTACGGAGCCGTCCGCCGCCAACAGGACGGTCGATTGGGGCAGCAGCAGCTTGTCGGCTTGCTGCGCGAGCGTCTGCTCGCCATACAGGCGCAGCCCGAATAAGAGCAACACGCATGCGCCTGTAAGCACTACGGCGAGATCGAAGGCCGCGTACGGCAGCCGGCGCAGCGGCCCGGCAGCCGTTCCGGAGGCCTTCGGAAGACGATGGGCGCGCGGAGAATAGCCCTGGCGCCTAAAGCGCCGGCGAAGGAGAAGCTGGCGCATGGACATCATGGCTGCTCCTCCCTGTGGAGCAGAGCCGCTGATGCGTCGTCCAAGGGTGCCGCGTCCGCCGCGCCGTTCCTTGCGGCTGTGCGGCTGGCGGCAGGGTCGGCGCCCCTTTCAGATGAATAGGCAATCCCGCCGTTCGGATCGGGACCGCCTCCCGTGCCGCCCCTTCGAGAGAGACCGAGGCGCTCTGCCATAGCGGGCGGCAGACTTCGGTCCGCCAGATCCTCGAGGATGCGTTCCAATATCCGAGCTTCCTCTATAAGCTCAGGGAATCGTCCGGGCCTTACCATGGCATCCGTTTCGAGCTCCGCCTCTTCCAGCCCGCGCCGAAGGGCGCGGCTGCGAAGACCCAGCGCCAGCCAGTCGCCGCTTGCGGGCAGCGGAGCAGCCGATGGGGCCGACCCTGGCCGGTTACGCTCGCCCATACCCGGCTCAATCGCAGCAGTCCGGGCGAACGCTCCGGCCCCTGCTGACCCGCTTGCCGCCGGTTCGGACAGCGGAGCGGCAGCGGCGTCATCGTCGGTCTCCCCGTGCCCATCACCGGGCTTCTCGGACCGGCCATCCTGGCCATCCCGCGTCATCGCACGGTTCAGACTAACGGCGATGTCGCGCAGCTCGCCGCCGGACATCACCCTTACCTTGCCGGTCACATTCCCCCCGGCCAGTTCCCGCGCGCCCCGGGCAATCTCGCGCAGATCGGCGGCATACTGCCTGGAGCGAAGCGCAAAGCAGAGGGTGAACAGCAGGGTAAATGCAGCAGCAGCCACCGGCGTCCTGCCCAGGTGATTGATCGTCCACTTCGCCAGATGAAACCAAGCCGCGGACGAATCGGCGCTCTGGGTACGGAACAGGAACCCCAGCACCTGCCGGGCTGCAACAAGAAAAGCGCCGCTTAGCAGGGCGCTTCCCAGACAAATATAAAGATAGCCATAAGATACGGTTCTGAAGCGATGCATACTGCCACCTCCGGGTAAGGGGGACGGCGGCATGTCTGGCTCGCGTCCCCTTTGCACCAGTATAGCGGCAAGTTTTTAAGATTCCCCTTCCATCTTTCTTAACTCTTTCTTAAGATGGTTCAGTCGGAGAGCAACGGAAGCGTAACGATGAAATCCGTCCGCTCCGGATTGCTGACAGCGGAAATGGTGCCGCCGTGCATTTCGGTGATACTCTTGGCAATCGCAAGTCCAAGACCGGAGCCGCCCTCCTGCCGGGAACGGGATTTGTCCGCGCGGTAGAACCGCTCAAATACATGCGGCAGGTCGGCGGCGGCAATCATCTCGCCGAAATTGCTGACCCTCACCGACACGTTGGCGGGCTCTCGGATGATTCCAATTTCCAGCCGCCCTCCGGCGCTGCCGTATTTGGCCGCATTGGCGATCAAGTTCTCAAACGTCCGAACCAAATCCAGCGGCGCCGCTTTGATCCAACAGGGGCCTTCGTCACCGGCCAGCACCATTTTCATCCCGGCGCGCTCCAGAAGCGGCCCGGATTCGACGGCCAACTGTCGTACTAGCGCAGATAGGTCGATTCGCTCCATAATCCGCTGCGGCCCGCCGCCGCTGACCCGCGTATATTCGAACAAATCGTCGATGAGCTTTTGAAGGACGAGCGATTTCTCATAAGCAATCCCGGTGTAATAACGCATCTCGACCTCATCCTGGCAGCGGTCCTGTTCAATGTACTCCAAAAAACCGAGAATCGACGTCAGCGG includes these proteins:
- a CDS encoding ABC transporter substrate-binding protein, which produces MSTKRKALLLSLVLSVAAILGACSKQTEQGAAESAASSSPAAGGGTLTIMAETSSHADAFKSIIPDFEAKYGVKVKVVELPYDQYHQQLTLKFTSGSADFDLAYVPIGWVPELQVPNYIVPISTDQAELDKLKLDDFPGIGNAYFGDKKELYFVPYMNETQGILYRTDLFNDEKEKAAFKAKYGYDLAPPKTMQQYKEIAEFFNRPDQNLSGVTLMGEKSILLGFAFYNRLFNYGGDLYDDQYKQQFDNEAGVKALNDLKDLFQYTSAAAKQYGWSDASGEFLQGRSAMAEMATTIAQVAQDPAQSKVVGKVGFSAIPANDENTKDIKRFYLPYGFVMTKDSKLKQEALEWIEFATSQEMMEKAAPVGNIPARTSALTGTLSSEYSFYAPHAEIMNSFKLKPLPLIPEGATITGDILPSAVSRFLNGEQTAQEALDQAASEYDELMSSRGY
- a CDS encoding nucleoside hydrolase, with protein sequence MKKVIIDCDPGMDDSLALILAIKSPELQVEAITAVAGNYPVDITSVNALKVLELLERTDIPVAKGMGKPLVRDLPNDPFSHGSDGQAEVHLPAPTTPLHDSHAVDVIIETVKRNAGEIYIVALAPLTNIAMAIMKAPEIIPMISGITAIAGQYGLNRYSTANATGDNPQSEWNVYVDPEAADMVFKSGIPLQAIGLDVSTHFDVNFTEAELAELKSSPKPEAAVLYQMIQFVLGRGFESYCVLIDSMAVAAVIDPSLTQYLKAKVGVETKGELTLGMTIMDSRHHHVWGDLPEVAVAYEADYRRFLRLVMDTVLA
- a CDS encoding carbohydrate ABC transporter permease; protein product: MSARRVRRNLFKSLKTAVLCLFLIFFMLPILWVVLTSIKLPVDQLAIPPVWIPEHPAFSNYVQLFQHPDFMTSLINSLLIAGAATLITTVLGALAAYSIERFSTGGSLLPNVLLLTRMIPPVVVIVPVFLFAFRVHLLDTHILLILTYSALNMALVIWLLRAFFASLAVDMEEAALIDGCSRLKAFIRIVLPVIMPGIAATALICFIFCWNEFLFAVTLTGAHTKTMPVLTSTFVSQKGLDRGLMSASGIISSLPVILLTVFFQRYLVSGLTQGSVK
- a CDS encoding helix-turn-helix transcriptional regulator → MGRLLFLFHTDHPKDTYIQLHQHECYELVYYLNGNGTTMIGSTQYSFKPNTFAFIAPRTLHDERHLIGSELLFIGFHCGQDGAIRHLNQVFEDDEKHTIRQLMFRMEHEFTEQQENFFEMLNLLVTELTTQIHRLVGLNKHIRPGGGRLKYAMNFMDEHFRQRVSIETLARMSGYSYDRFRHLFKETAGVSPQQYLQNKRLEYAKSLLLHSQLPISVISQKSGFSKDSQFCTIFKRETGLTPLKFRKTPAG
- a CDS encoding HAMP domain-containing protein, with protein sequence MHRFRTVSYGYLYICLGSALLSGAFLVAARQVLGFLFRTQSADSSAAWFHLAKWTINHLGRTPVAAAAFTLLFTLCFALRSRQYAADLREIARGARELAGGNVTGKVRVMSGGELRDIAVSLNRAMTRDGQDGRSEKPGDGHGETDDDAAAAPLSEPAASGSAGAGAFARTAAIEPGMGERNRPGSAPSAAPLPASGDWLALGLRSRALRRGLEEAELETDAMVRPGRFPELIEEARILERILEDLADRSLPPAMAERLGLSRRGGTGGGPDPNGGIAYSSERGADPAASRTAARNGAADAAPLDDASAALLHREEQP
- a CDS encoding sensor histidine kinase, translating into MNFKMGGTKFIYTVRWKFIYAFALSVLSGGLLLYAGYRMVQSLLYTNPWPSNSPYTRALRWIINHFGSTSVMTAVGIFSFLLFFFIYSRKIILYLEEITRGITELASEGMSRRIEVRTGDELGVVALTINSLAERLERSWEEERSAVRAKNDLITGVSHDLRTPLTSILGFLEYIEQDRCQDEVEMRYYTGIAYEKSLVLQKLIDDLFEYTRVSGGGPQRIMERIDLSALVRQLAVESGPLLERAGMKMVLAGDEGPCWIKAAPLDLVRTFENLIANAAKYGSAGGRLEIGIIREPANVSVRVSNFGEMIAAADLPHVFERFYRADKSRSRQEGGSGLGLAIAKSITEMHGGTISAVSNPERTDFIVTLPLLSD
- a CDS encoding carbohydrate ABC transporter permease; its protein translation is MSSDLREKWWFALPGVLIIVVVLLIPIVAALGLSFFSYPLQRPDLGIRFTGLDNFSRLLSDKNFFTSLWRSVLFTLGAVAAELVLGMILALLLKGEVWGKTLFKVAFMIPMMMVPVVVGVAWRLFLLPDFTPLQTIFGFLHIPFNPSKLLTEPGWAMFSVILADVWQWTPFVMLLILANLQGISPEIYEAAQMDGASKWREFWRITLPLVFPSLLSVGILRAMDAMRTFDLVYILTSGGPGTATELLSIYNYKIAFGRYDMGYASAVSVGVMLVLGVCIFGLLAYVNRGGKRR
- a CDS encoding transglycosylase domain-containing protein, encoding MMSMRQLLLRRRFRRQGYSPRAHRLPKASGTAAGPLRRLPYAAFDLAVVLTGACVLLLFGLRLYGEQTLAQQADKLLLPQSTVLLAADGSVMSRIPIPGGGYRENAESGELPPLLLETVMAVEDRRFYEHKGLDYRGLARALASNVSAMRVEQGGSGITQQLARSLFLSRKQTVARKLKEAAIAMALERHLSKAEILRLYLNETYLGRGQYGVKRAAFYYFGVRDLKELTPAQVALLAGIPKGPSIYNPVDRPELAVKRMQEVLGIMKSNGLITAAEERRALQIGLHGAALSPGSAAEYSAAGYVDAALQEASARTGIPLAKLREGGYTVTTGLNPSAQRAAEAAFRNPANFPPDAGGERVQGAVVILDSRTGEVKAMVGGRDETGGGLNRAVSAARQPGSAIKPILVYGPALESGRFTPDSLLPDRPASYGGYSPGNIKGVYRGTVTMNTAVERSINAPAVWLLNEVGVTPALAFAAKLGIELPAEDRQLAIALGGTHGGVSPLQMAQAYGVFASGGRFSTGHLVREVRDGSGHLLYQCTPESQQVISARTAEMMTAMLVGAVNEGTGRKARLSGRMVAGKTGTTQLDIQGVPSAANRDAWFAGYTKGWSAAVWIGFDRTDRNHYMTDGGGTAAALFAAIMGPALNALP
- a CDS encoding molybdopterin-dependent oxidoreductase, with protein sequence MKEALARIRKGYGKKLVSIHAWNAWLVLFLSVSGLMLIGAFWREWLGEGRVWLKWAHTYIGLLLLIQVIYYLFLAAKHWKRLKGKTAQKANVLFVLLLLAGWILSGIVLWQYRAAGPRAANAALLIHDLFTWIGLPVIIYHSITRTRWLKEPSKRSIRPEEDQQTEAAAGGGTQAHRQRPEPVYTRRSFIKVAVGAGLALTIGPTFVRWMGRSLQLSPGDTSADNANKMIPDPAPLAQSSPPIGGGAQGNFRVYTVTDIPAFDNSNWSFTIDGLVDQTFTWNWEQFLKLQREVQVSDFHCITGWSVYKNTWEGIPLARLLDMAGVKSTATTVKFYSGDGVYTDALTLDQAKMEDVLVAVLHDGKPISNQLGGPVRLVVPQMYAYKSVKWLNRIELIDSDHIGYWEQRGYDIDAWLPGKKQTL